In Nicotiana tabacum cultivar K326 chromosome 11, ASM71507v2, whole genome shotgun sequence, a single window of DNA contains:
- the LOC142165882 gene encoding uncharacterized protein LOC142165882, with protein sequence MPAYSKFLKEILSNKRRVKENSVVKLTENCSAIIQNKLPQKSEYPGNFTISCSVGSTKFEKSLCDLCVSINLIPLSIFKKFAREIGPIRSVPMSLQMADQTIIIPERIVKDVLVRVDKFVFLVDFIVMNMEENKEAPLILGKPFLATGRDILDIQKSQLVLIVWEERVVFKMKEACNDPIGHLENSHSVL encoded by the coding sequence ATGCCAGCATATTCCAAGTTCTTGAAGGAGATATTGTCTAACAAGCGAAGAGTGAAGGAGAATTcggtggtcaagctcacagagaaTTGTAGTGCTATTATTCAAAATAAGCTCCCTCAAAAGTCTGAATATCCAGGGAATTTCACTATATCTTGCTCCGTAGGAAGTACTAAATTTGAAAAGTCTTTGTGTGATTTATGTGTTTCTATTAATCTTATCCCCTTGtctatttttaagaagtttgCGAGAGAAATTGGGCCAATCAGATCTGTACCTATGTCTTTGCAAATGGCGGATCAGACCATAATAATACCTGAACGAATAGTGAAGGATGTGCTAGTTCGAGTGGACAAATTTGTGTTCCTTGTGGACTTCATCGTGATGAACATGGAAGAGAATAAGGAGGCCCCTCTTATTTTAGGAAAACCTTTCTTGGCTACTGGTAGAGATATTCTGGATATTCAGAAAAGTCAGCTCGTGCTAATAGTGTGGGAAGAAAGAGTGGTGTTCAAGATGAAGGaagcatgtaacgacccgattggtcatTTAGAGAATTCACATTCCGTTCTGTAG